Proteins from a genomic interval of Quercus lobata isolate SW786 chromosome 11, ValleyOak3.0 Primary Assembly, whole genome shotgun sequence:
- the LOC115969282 gene encoding ATP-dependent Clp protease proteolytic subunit 6, chloroplastic-like isoform X1, producing MVALAISVPLSFSIASRSRTSSIPLFSRRNSTRSIVSASPGPYSDSLTLGLSSKTCWLPSKHEEKDFPGTSTSYDAIEARKGNPPVMPAVMTPGGPLDLSSVLFRNRIIFIGQPVNSQVAQRVISQLVTLATIDEDADILVYLNCPGGSTYSVLAIYDCMSWIKPKVGTVCFGVAASQGALLLAGGEKGMRYAMPNARIMIHQPQSGCGGHVEDVRRQVNEAVQSRHKIDKMYAAFTGQPLEKVQQYTERDRFLSVSEAMEFGLIDGVLETEY from the exons ATGGTAGCTTTAGCTATCTCTGTGCCTTTAAGCTTCTCAATCGCTTCTCGTAGCAGAACCTCGTCCATTCCTTTGTTTTCTCGCAg AAACTCAACGAGGTCGATAGTCTCTGCCTCGCCAGGTCCATACTCTGATTCTTTAACACTTg GCTTATCCAGTAAAACTTGTTGGTTACCTAGTAAGCATGAAGAGAAGGATTTTCCTGGTACCAGTACAAG TTATGATGCAATAGAAGCCAGAAAGGGGAATCCACCTGTAATGCCAGCTGTGATGACCCCAGGAGGGCCTTTGGATCTCTCATCGGTGTTATTCAGGAATCGCATAATCTTCATTGGGCAGCCAGTCAACTCACAGGTGGCTCAGCGAGTCATATCGCAGCTTGTGACTCTGGCAACTATTGATGAGGATGCAGATATTTTG GTGTATTTGAACTGCCCTGGTGGAAGTACGTACTCTGTGCTGGCAATATATGATTGCATGTCTTGG ATTAAGCCCAAGGTTGGCACGGTATGTTTTGGAGTAGCAGCAAGCCAAGGCGCACTTCTTCTTGCTGGTGGAGAAAAGGGAATGCGCTATGCAATGCCAAATGCGCGTATTATGATACATCAACCACAGAGTGGATGTGGG GGGCATGTGGAAGATGTGAGGCGGCAAGTGAACGAAGCAGTTCAATCTCGTCAT aaaattgacaaaatgtATGCTGCTTTTACTGGCCAACCTCTAGAGAAAGTGCAACAATACACTGAAAGGGATCGTTTCTTGTCTGTTTCTGAG GCCATGGAGTTTGGACTCATTGACGGTGTGTTAGAAACTGAATATTAA
- the LOC115969282 gene encoding ATP-dependent Clp protease proteolytic subunit 6, chloroplastic-like isoform X2, producing the protein MVALAISVPLSFSIASRSRTSSIPLFSRRNSTRSIVSASPGLSSKTCWLPSKHEEKDFPGTSTSYDAIEARKGNPPVMPAVMTPGGPLDLSSVLFRNRIIFIGQPVNSQVAQRVISQLVTLATIDEDADILVYLNCPGGSTYSVLAIYDCMSWIKPKVGTVCFGVAASQGALLLAGGEKGMRYAMPNARIMIHQPQSGCGGHVEDVRRQVNEAVQSRHKIDKMYAAFTGQPLEKVQQYTERDRFLSVSEAMEFGLIDGVLETEY; encoded by the exons ATGGTAGCTTTAGCTATCTCTGTGCCTTTAAGCTTCTCAATCGCTTCTCGTAGCAGAACCTCGTCCATTCCTTTGTTTTCTCGCAg AAACTCAACGAGGTCGATAGTCTCTGCCTCGCCAG GCTTATCCAGTAAAACTTGTTGGTTACCTAGTAAGCATGAAGAGAAGGATTTTCCTGGTACCAGTACAAG TTATGATGCAATAGAAGCCAGAAAGGGGAATCCACCTGTAATGCCAGCTGTGATGACCCCAGGAGGGCCTTTGGATCTCTCATCGGTGTTATTCAGGAATCGCATAATCTTCATTGGGCAGCCAGTCAACTCACAGGTGGCTCAGCGAGTCATATCGCAGCTTGTGACTCTGGCAACTATTGATGAGGATGCAGATATTTTG GTGTATTTGAACTGCCCTGGTGGAAGTACGTACTCTGTGCTGGCAATATATGATTGCATGTCTTGG ATTAAGCCCAAGGTTGGCACGGTATGTTTTGGAGTAGCAGCAAGCCAAGGCGCACTTCTTCTTGCTGGTGGAGAAAAGGGAATGCGCTATGCAATGCCAAATGCGCGTATTATGATACATCAACCACAGAGTGGATGTGGG GGGCATGTGGAAGATGTGAGGCGGCAAGTGAACGAAGCAGTTCAATCTCGTCAT aaaattgacaaaatgtATGCTGCTTTTACTGGCCAACCTCTAGAGAAAGTGCAACAATACACTGAAAGGGATCGTTTCTTGTCTGTTTCTGAG GCCATGGAGTTTGGACTCATTGACGGTGTGTTAGAAACTGAATATTAA